A single Crateriforma conspicua DNA region contains:
- a CDS encoding ABC transporter permease: protein MLGGPVLVREVRGQFRSGKTLAAAMAIAFFTGGLVLLRWPSAGSADMMSQRSFEVFRPLAYAMLTATLLAVPAFPATSIVREWRQGTLAMLLHSPIRVADIYFGKFWANVVVAVVLLTATLPALTASYAMGGVSLVQHIAPLLATLFGVVVLYTAVSLWISSRTRTSDASLRGSYAAMVLIAIGSVIIGAVLSRLPGTIGTIGWWIRSISPIPLIGQIVGDRYAVGAMDVSVGDATGTIASVVVRYLVLCLAGAAVFSLLTILRLGSSAVDRSRATGTVTDDQSRWVRIIRRFAFLVDPNRRSSGIPRWLNPVMVKEFRTRRFGRMHWLLRLVSVCAVLSMTLAVVATTGTVSWGVERVATVMVIVQMALLVLIGPSLASSQIAGELESGGWDILRTTPMSMVRILSGKVFSVVWTLLLILMATLPGYLVMIMIQPTLVPQVQRVLVCLGITALVVLSISLCVSAMNRRTATATAINYLVLLLVFAGTLLVWSAQDRPFGHGFVQAVLSINPAAAALAEIQTPGFEDYQLVPTAWIVGLGVTVIAGGLVWLRCVRLTRMD from the coding sequence ATGTTGGGTGGACCGGTGTTGGTTCGCGAAGTTCGCGGACAATTTCGTTCGGGAAAGACCTTGGCAGCGGCGATGGCGATCGCGTTTTTTACCGGCGGTCTGGTCCTGCTGCGTTGGCCATCGGCCGGATCAGCCGACATGATGAGCCAACGTTCGTTCGAAGTGTTTCGTCCGTTGGCGTATGCGATGTTGACGGCAACCTTATTGGCCGTGCCCGCGTTTCCGGCAACCTCCATCGTTCGCGAATGGCGTCAGGGAACATTGGCGATGCTGTTGCATTCACCGATTCGTGTGGCGGACATCTATTTTGGCAAGTTTTGGGCCAACGTCGTGGTGGCGGTCGTATTGTTGACCGCCACGTTGCCGGCGTTAACCGCCAGCTACGCGATGGGCGGCGTTTCGCTGGTCCAGCACATCGCACCGTTGTTGGCGACGTTGTTCGGCGTCGTGGTGTTGTATACGGCGGTGTCGTTGTGGATCAGCAGTCGGACCCGGACCAGCGATGCAAGTCTGCGCGGCAGTTATGCGGCCATGGTGTTGATCGCCATCGGATCGGTGATCATCGGTGCCGTGTTGTCCCGTCTGCCCGGGACGATCGGTACGATCGGCTGGTGGATTCGTTCGATCAGTCCGATCCCGTTGATCGGCCAGATTGTCGGCGACCGGTATGCGGTCGGTGCGATGGACGTGTCGGTGGGCGACGCGACCGGGACGATTGCCAGCGTGGTCGTGCGATACTTGGTTTTGTGTCTGGCCGGTGCGGCGGTGTTTTCGTTGTTGACGATTTTGCGTTTGGGATCGTCGGCGGTCGATCGATCGCGGGCGACGGGGACCGTGACCGATGATCAATCGCGGTGGGTTCGCATCATTCGACGATTCGCTTTCTTGGTGGATCCCAATCGACGCAGCAGCGGGATTCCCCGGTGGCTGAATCCGGTGATGGTCAAAGAATTTCGCACCCGCCGATTCGGCCGTATGCACTGGTTGTTGCGATTGGTTTCGGTGTGCGCCGTGCTGTCGATGACGTTGGCCGTGGTGGCCACCACGGGAACGGTCAGTTGGGGCGTCGAAAGGGTGGCCACCGTCATGGTGATCGTCCAGATGGCGTTGCTGGTATTGATCGGCCCCAGTTTGGCCAGCAGCCAGATTGCCGGCGAACTGGAAAGTGGCGGCTGGGACATCTTGCGCACCACGCCGATGTCGATGGTGCGGATCCTTAGCGGGAAGGTCTTCAGTGTGGTTTGGACGTTGCTGTTGATTTTGATGGCGACGTTGCCCGGCTACCTGGTGATGATCATGATCCAGCCCACGCTGGTGCCACAGGTTCAGCGTGTTTTGGTCTGTCTGGGAATCACCGCGTTGGTGGTCTTGTCGATCAGCCTTTGCGTCAGTGCGATGAATCGTCGGACCGCCACCGCGACGGCGATCAATTACTTGGTCTTGCTGTTGGTCTTTGCCGGAACGTTGTTGGTTTGGTCGGCGCAAGACCGTCCGTTCGGACACGGATTTGTCCAAGCCGTCCTTTCGATCAATCCGGCGGCCGCGGCGTTGGCAGAAATTCAAACACCCGGGTTTGAGGATTATCAATTGGTCCCCACGGCGTGGATCGTTGGACTTGGTGTGACCGTGATCGCCGGCGGTTTGGTTTGGCTCCGGTGCGTCCGTTTGACACGTATGGATTAA
- a CDS encoding ABC transporter ATP-binding protein, producing MNSTTQAVAPEPAGVHAAGSSAVVQTDELTKRFGDFVALDRLSISVDRGQILGFIGPNGAGKTTTIRILVGLSKPTSGHATISGIDCTGQSKKIKRAVGYMPDKFGVYDNMRVREYLDFFAAVYGLPPRQRKQRIAEVMDTTNCTYMQDKFVESLSHGMQQRVGIARIMLHDPEVLILDEPANGLDPQARIEMREILLNLAAMGKTLIVTSHILPELSRICNTVAILTGGKLRAFGSLDSVMKELCPRQTFEVQLLDQAQAQQAADWIEGWKDDDEIVTVMPGQSLMRLETNRTERALADLLRELITRDIHVAQFREVPSDLEDAFVSVTRAGDDDSAADDAKAAS from the coding sequence TTGAATTCGACAACACAGGCGGTTGCGCCGGAGCCGGCGGGAGTGCACGCCGCCGGGAGTTCGGCGGTCGTCCAAACGGATGAATTGACCAAGCGTTTTGGTGACTTTGTGGCCCTGGATCGACTTTCGATCTCCGTGGACCGCGGACAAATCCTGGGCTTCATTGGTCCCAACGGTGCTGGCAAGACGACCACGATTCGTATCTTGGTGGGGCTTTCCAAACCCACGTCGGGACACGCCACGATTTCGGGCATCGATTGCACCGGGCAATCAAAAAAGATCAAACGCGCCGTCGGCTACATGCCTGATAAATTCGGCGTGTACGACAACATGCGTGTCCGTGAATACTTGGACTTCTTTGCCGCGGTCTATGGGTTGCCGCCACGCCAACGGAAGCAACGCATCGCCGAGGTGATGGACACGACCAACTGCACCTACATGCAGGACAAATTCGTCGAATCGCTTAGCCATGGCATGCAACAACGCGTGGGGATCGCGCGAATCATGTTGCACGATCCCGAGGTCCTGATCTTGGACGAACCGGCCAACGGCTTGGATCCACAAGCGCGAATCGAGATGCGCGAGATTCTGTTGAACTTGGCCGCGATGGGGAAAACGCTGATCGTGACCAGCCACATTTTGCCCGAACTGTCACGCATCTGTAACACCGTGGCGATCCTGACCGGTGGGAAGTTGCGAGCGTTCGGGTCACTGGATTCGGTGATGAAGGAATTGTGTCCGCGGCAAACCTTCGAAGTCCAGTTGCTGGACCAGGCCCAGGCACAACAGGCGGCCGATTGGATCGAAGGATGGAAAGACGACGACGAAATCGTCACGGTCATGCCCGGTCAATCTTTGATGCGTTTGGAAACGAACCGTACTGAACGAGCATTGGCGGATTTGTTGCGAGAACTGATCACCCGCGACATCCACGTGGCCCAGTTCCGCGAAGTCCCCAGCGATTTGGAAGATGCATTCGTCAGCGTGACACGCGCGGGCGATGATGATTCGGCGGCTGACGATGCAAAGGCGGCCAGCTGA
- the cysS gene encoding cysteine--tRNA ligase: MSTATASDASTPTTPAEKPEIRIYNTLSKTKEAFQPLRPPSVGMYLCGPTVYAEAHIGHMVGPVIFDCVKRFLTYSGYDVTWVVNITDVDDKLIAKSRERGIPMSQIAVEMTADYLANLKELGVNQINHLPRATDHMPQIIAFIQTLEAKGHAYAVDGDVFFDVMKDPSYGQLSNRSVDSQQGEGGDAAAKKRSPGDFALWKSAKSDEPSWDSPWGAGRPGWHIECSAMSHEILGETFDIHGGGLDLVFPHHENERAQSSCCHGAPMVKYWMHNGLMRAGEKGKVGGRSDRESTADDAQGKISRSKGAGGLAELIRRHTGERIRFFLLRTHYRSTIVFGEDGLQEAGTALEGFYRFFDRYEQITGSSFYDLPAARTRFDGGVANPKDDALLKDVAQLRSKYLAAMDDDFNTGAAISQLFDLLRLLNRHIDTQKLGTAAPASPALETLTSAATVLRELTSVLGLFLKPVAASAGGDDGDAELLDHVIGLLIDLRKEARANKDYAMGDAIRDRLGEIGVALLDSKDGTTWEKK, from the coding sequence ATGAGCACTGCGACCGCCAGCGACGCTTCGACCCCGACGACGCCCGCCGAGAAGCCCGAAATCCGCATCTACAACACGCTGAGCAAGACCAAGGAAGCGTTCCAGCCGCTGCGTCCGCCCAGCGTCGGTATGTACCTGTGCGGCCCGACCGTCTATGCCGAAGCCCACATCGGCCACATGGTCGGTCCGGTGATCTTTGACTGCGTCAAACGTTTTTTGACCTACAGCGGTTACGACGTGACCTGGGTCGTCAACATCACCGATGTCGATGACAAACTGATCGCCAAAAGCCGGGAACGCGGGATCCCGATGAGCCAGATCGCGGTGGAAATGACCGCCGATTATCTGGCGAACTTGAAAGAACTGGGCGTCAACCAAATCAATCATCTGCCACGCGCCACCGACCACATGCCGCAAATCATCGCTTTCATTCAAACGTTGGAAGCGAAAGGGCACGCCTATGCCGTCGACGGCGACGTCTTCTTTGACGTCATGAAAGACCCCAGTTACGGCCAGCTGTCCAACCGCAGCGTCGACAGCCAGCAAGGCGAAGGCGGTGATGCCGCCGCCAAGAAACGGTCCCCCGGCGACTTCGCCCTTTGGAAGTCCGCCAAATCGGACGAACCCAGTTGGGATAGCCCGTGGGGCGCCGGCCGACCGGGATGGCACATCGAATGTTCGGCGATGAGCCACGAAATCCTGGGCGAAACCTTTGACATCCACGGTGGTGGCTTGGACTTGGTCTTCCCCCACCACGAAAACGAACGCGCCCAAAGCAGTTGCTGTCACGGCGCACCGATGGTGAAGTACTGGATGCACAACGGCCTGATGCGGGCCGGCGAAAAAGGCAAAGTCGGCGGACGCAGCGATCGTGAATCCACCGCCGATGATGCACAGGGCAAGATCAGCCGCAGCAAAGGCGCCGGCGGGCTGGCCGAATTGATCCGACGCCACACCGGCGAACGCATTCGATTCTTCCTGTTGCGAACGCACTACCGCAGCACGATCGTCTTCGGCGAAGACGGGCTGCAAGAAGCCGGCACGGCATTGGAAGGCTTCTACCGCTTCTTTGATCGCTATGAACAAATCACCGGATCATCGTTCTATGATCTGCCCGCCGCCCGAACCCGCTTCGATGGCGGTGTCGCCAATCCCAAAGACGATGCACTGTTGAAAGACGTCGCCCAGTTGCGGTCGAAATATCTGGCCGCGATGGACGATGACTTCAACACCGGCGCCGCGATCAGCCAGTTGTTCGATCTGCTGCGGTTGCTGAACCGTCACATCGACACTCAAAAACTGGGCACGGCCGCACCGGCAAGCCCCGCCTTGGAAACGCTGACATCCGCGGCAACCGTGCTGCGTGAACTGACCTCCGTCCTGGGCCTGTTCCTGAAACCCGTCGCCGCGTCGGCAGGCGGCGACGACGGTGACGCCGAACTGTTGGACCACGTCATCGGGCTGCTGATCGACCTACGCAAGGAAGCCCGCGCGAACAAAGATTATGCGATGGGCGACGCGATCCGTGACCGCCTGGGCGAAATCGGCGTCGCTTTGCTGGACAGCAAAGACGGCACGACCTGGGAAAAGAAATAA
- the ruvC gene encoding crossover junction endodeoxyribonuclease RuvC codes for MDGKLILGIDPGLNTTGYAVIRRLDGATMRLCEAGVIRSRQRDPMETRLAELHAGVSEVLQAHRVDLMALEQLFSHYERPRTAILMGHARGVICLAASQAGIPVTHFEPTRVKKVITGNGRAPKSQIQQAVKLQLNLTAVPEPADVADAMALSLCGHYLGSGSLAER; via the coding sequence ATGGATGGCAAGCTGATTCTGGGGATCGACCCCGGGCTGAACACCACCGGTTATGCGGTCATCCGGCGATTGGACGGGGCCACCATGCGCCTGTGCGAAGCCGGCGTGATCCGCAGCCGCCAACGTGACCCGATGGAAACGCGGCTGGCCGAATTGCACGCCGGTGTCTCGGAAGTGCTGCAGGCCCATCGCGTCGACTTGATGGCACTGGAACAGCTGTTTTCACACTATGAACGCCCACGCACCGCCATCCTGATGGGACATGCCCGCGGCGTGATCTGTTTGGCCGCCAGCCAAGCGGGGATTCCCGTCACGCACTTTGAACCCACACGGGTGAAGAAGGTGATCACGGGCAACGGTCGCGCACCAAAATCACAGATCCAACAAGCCGTCAAACTTCAATTGAACCTGACCGCGGTGCCCGAACCGGCTGACGTCGCCGATGCCATGGCCTTGTCGCTGTGTGGTCACTATCTGGGTTCAGGGTCGTTGGCCGAACGTTAA
- a CDS encoding IS3 family transposase (programmed frameshift), which translates to MKQARKRRKPEQIVKAIAEGEAMLAAGKSLAEVYQKLGIVESTWMRWKKQYGGMKSDEARRLRELEIENQKLKELLAEAELDKRMLKVIAGGKLLSPTRRREAACKLQSCFGVSERRACRTLGQSRSSQRYRPNTKEDEPRLIARILELVGEFPRYGYRRITRLLRQEGWCVNFKRIHRLWKQQGLKVPVKKAKKRRLGNSEGGVIRRSAEYPNHVWSVDFIFDRTEDGRSLKILSLIDEFTRECIALEVGRKFTGDDLVALLSDLFVSRGIPSFIRSDNGPEFISKAVRSFLDFIEVGTSYIEPGSPWQNGNVESFHSRLRDECLSCELFSSLSEAQSIIESWRQTYNHRRPHSGIGGMAPADFASQWATSASFAALPSRKQPTVESFNQPVLS; encoded by the exons ATGAAACAAGCACGAAAGCGACGTAAGCCCGAACAGATCGTCAAGGCGATCGCCGAGGGTGAAGCCATGTTGGCCGCCGGCAAGAGCCTGGCGGAGGTGTACCAGAAGCTTGGGATTGTTGAATCGACCTGGATGCGATGGAAGAAGCAGTACGGCGGCATGAAGTCCGATGAGGCTCGACGGCTTCGCGAACTCGAAATCGAGAACCAGAAGCTCAAAGAACTGCTGGCCGAAGCAGAACTCGATAAGCGAATGCTCAAGGTGATCGCCG GAGGGAAACTTCTAAGCCCGACGCGTCGCCGTGAAGCAGCCTGCAAGTTGCAGAGTTGCTTCGGCGTCTCGGAGCGTCGGGCTTGCAGGACGCTCGGCCAATCGCGCAGTAGCCAACGATACCGGCCAAACACCAAAGAAGACGAACCACGTCTGATTGCTCGAATACTGGAACTCGTCGGCGAGTTTCCTCGCTATGGCTATCGACGCATCACTCGTCTTTTGCGGCAGGAAGGCTGGTGTGTAAACTTCAAACGGATCCACCGACTCTGGAAACAACAAGGTCTCAAGGTGCCGGTCAAAAAGGCGAAAAAGCGACGATTGGGCAACTCCGAAGGCGGCGTCATTCGTCGATCGGCCGAGTACCCCAATCACGTTTGGTCGGTCGACTTCATCTTTGATCGAACCGAAGACGGTCGCTCGTTGAAGATCCTCTCTCTGATCGACGAGTTCACTCGTGAGTGCATTGCACTGGAAGTGGGTCGAAAGTTCACCGGCGACGATTTGGTGGCGCTGTTGAGCGACTTATTCGTCAGCCGCGGCATCCCGTCGTTCATCCGCAGCGACAATGGCCCGGAGTTCATCAGCAAGGCGGTCCGCTCCTTTCTGGACTTCATTGAGGTGGGGACTTCCTACATCGAACCGGGCAGTCCCTGGCAGAACGGCAACGTCGAAAGCTTCCACAGCAGGCTTCGCGATGAGTGTTTATCGTGCGAGCTGTTCAGCAGCTTGTCCGAGGCACAGTCGATCATTGAGTCATGGCGTCAAACGTACAACCATCGACGTCCGCACAGCGGCATCGGTGGAATGGCCCCAGCGGATTTTGCTTCACAGTGGGCTACTTCCGCTTCGTTCGCTGCGCTCCCTTCGCGGAAGCAGCCCACTGTGGAATCGTTTAACCAACCCGTACTCTCATAA
- a CDS encoding Ig-like domain-containing protein → MFIFTCSTLRRTTSLALLIVGSFCVADDPGQLMNENRGPLVRKDPIKVVNNTNIGGDSGTLARCEIDLGEHPPAALLHCIVTIRNVGNRMLRFSRVESGCACLSVAPAKGEISSGESLTFRLQIETVQRPTRVVQTATFTCHDDAIPSMSVKLRYGLTGVVGFTASDVHVRVPEGAGDYFTELSFFADRSSVVDLIDFGFARKTDSTDQIDVSIDEHEKKLRLKIPESVLQRGAVFNELFIKNIETGHISTLPVTISKRSAISKFPKKLRFIRHGDETANQDDIVSAAVMVLDLNQKQSAEEGGPALLKVSYCDQPLKTVIVGRNGQLTHYSVDLPMELVRSAPADRRFECRCEISGVKNRRVVTLPVSQDVVRYISEVEGDL, encoded by the coding sequence ATGTTTATTTTCACGTGCTCCACCCTGCGTCGAACAACGTCTCTTGCGTTGCTCATTGTTGGTTCATTCTGCGTTGCGGATGATCCCGGCCAGTTGATGAATGAAAACCGCGGGCCCTTGGTTCGCAAGGATCCGATCAAGGTCGTCAACAATACGAACATTGGTGGGGATAGCGGCACACTTGCTCGCTGTGAGATCGATCTAGGTGAACACCCGCCAGCAGCTTTGCTTCATTGCATCGTCACCATTCGAAATGTTGGCAATCGCATGCTTCGATTCAGTCGCGTTGAATCAGGTTGTGCCTGTTTGTCGGTGGCGCCAGCGAAGGGTGAGATTTCCAGTGGCGAATCGTTGACATTTCGTCTGCAAATAGAAACAGTCCAAAGGCCGACTCGCGTTGTGCAAACGGCGACTTTTACTTGCCACGATGACGCGATTCCCTCAATGTCGGTAAAGCTGCGGTACGGACTGACCGGTGTCGTTGGGTTCACAGCGAGTGACGTCCATGTCCGCGTGCCGGAAGGGGCCGGGGATTACTTCACGGAATTGTCGTTCTTCGCCGACCGTTCGTCGGTTGTGGATCTTATCGATTTCGGATTCGCTAGAAAAACGGACTCCACTGACCAGATAGACGTCAGCATCGACGAACACGAAAAAAAGCTTCGGTTGAAGATTCCGGAGTCGGTTCTTCAGCGAGGCGCTGTGTTTAATGAGCTATTCATCAAGAACATCGAAACGGGGCACATCAGCACTTTGCCTGTCACCATAAGCAAGAGGTCGGCAATCTCCAAATTTCCGAAAAAGCTAAGGTTCATTCGGCATGGTGATGAGACGGCGAACCAAGACGACATCGTATCGGCCGCTGTGATGGTGCTCGATCTCAACCAAAAACAATCCGCCGAAGAAGGAGGGCCAGCATTGTTGAAAGTAAGTTATTGTGATCAGCCTTTAAAAACAGTGATTGTAGGCCGAAACGGGCAGTTGACTCATTACAGCGTTGATTTGCCTATGGAATTGGTGCGATCTGCGCCGGCAGACAGACGGTTTGAATGTCGCTGTGAGATCAGCGGCGTCAAAAACAGAAGGGTAGTGACGCTACCTGTTTCTCAGGACGTGGTTCGGTATATTTCGGAAGTAGAAGGGGATTTGTGA
- the ruvA gene encoding Holliday junction branch migration protein RuvA produces the protein MIVTISGELTRVGETAVVVASAPFEYEVYVGDYTRRQLQSKVGDQVRLHTLDYIEGNAAQGGRLTPRLIGFSTEPERQFFDLFCSVDGVGVKKALRAMVRPVKELAVLIEQQDAKSLSALPGIGPATSERIIAKLRRKMPRFALIVGGDEAAEVGGDGGQVVGETFDALVVLGHSEADARKLIDEALGTGKKFKDTESLLTAIYQRQS, from the coding sequence ATGATCGTCACCATTTCCGGCGAACTGACTCGGGTCGGTGAAACCGCCGTCGTCGTCGCTTCGGCCCCCTTTGAGTACGAAGTCTATGTGGGCGACTACACCCGACGACAACTGCAAAGCAAGGTCGGTGATCAGGTGCGTTTGCACACGCTGGACTACATCGAAGGCAATGCGGCCCAGGGCGGCCGGCTGACCCCACGGCTGATCGGGTTTTCGACCGAACCGGAACGTCAGTTCTTTGACTTGTTTTGCAGCGTTGACGGCGTGGGGGTCAAGAAAGCGCTGCGTGCGATGGTCCGGCCGGTGAAAGAATTGGCCGTGCTGATCGAACAACAGGACGCCAAATCCTTGTCCGCCCTGCCCGGCATCGGCCCGGCGACGTCCGAGCGGATCATCGCCAAACTGCGCCGAAAGATGCCTCGCTTTGCCCTGATCGTCGGGGGCGATGAAGCGGCGGAAGTTGGCGGCGATGGCGGACAAGTCGTTGGTGAAACCTTTGACGCGTTGGTCGTGCTGGGGCACAGCGAAGCCGACGCCCGCAAACTGATCGACGAAGCACTGGGGACCGGCAAGAAGTTCAAGGACACCGAATCGTTGCTGACCGCGATTTACCAGCGACAGTCTTAG
- a CDS encoding PAS and helix-turn-helix domain-containing protein, whose translation MNDSQPALQLWSVLTNLPGVGVSLMDDRGGLLFVNNVSMEMFFVDPTVDYRGKCIADFHNEDFVTERLALIRRVLDEQKPIRFRHIYKARHLESKIWPLTKLIAADDEGLRAATAPHCGEQESGDDRAAEPSFDSHVLVVTQEVDPSDLGTPASSGDPAEPRDGQTSESENSEETILNSNFIDLGPLNVLSPRELEVLVLLGHGLSVPDVAKYLFRSPKTIERHKTSIGHKLHLQGQVAMTRLVTQVGLDLKHAALKRLGESQ comes from the coding sequence ATGAACGATTCACAACCCGCACTGCAACTGTGGTCCGTGCTGACCAACCTGCCCGGCGTCGGCGTCAGCTTGATGGACGATCGGGGCGGATTGCTGTTCGTCAACAACGTGTCGATGGAGATGTTCTTTGTCGATCCGACTGTCGATTACCGCGGCAAGTGCATTGCCGACTTTCATAACGAAGACTTCGTCACCGAACGCTTGGCGCTGATCCGTCGCGTGCTGGACGAACAGAAACCGATTCGATTCCGACACATCTATAAAGCCCGTCATTTGGAATCCAAGATTTGGCCGCTGACCAAATTGATCGCCGCCGACGACGAAGGCTTGCGTGCCGCGACCGCGCCCCACTGCGGTGAACAAGAATCTGGCGATGATCGGGCCGCCGAACCTTCCTTCGATTCCCATGTCTTGGTCGTCACCCAAGAAGTCGACCCCAGCGACCTGGGCACACCGGCCTCGTCCGGTGACCCCGCCGAACCCCGAGATGGCCAAACCTCGGAATCCGAAAACAGCGAAGAAACCATTTTGAATTCCAACTTCATCGACCTGGGACCGCTGAACGTTCTCAGCCCGCGTGAACTGGAAGTTCTGGTGCTGCTGGGCCACGGCCTGAGCGTTCCCGACGTCGCGAAGTATCTGTTCCGCAGCCCCAAAACCATCGAACGTCATAAGACATCGATCGGCCACAAGTTGCACCTGCAAGGCCAAGTCGCGATGACCCGGCTGGTGACCCAGGTCGGCTTGGACCTGAAGCATGCCGCGCTGAAACGCTTGGGCGAATCCCAGTAG
- a CDS encoding thioredoxin family protein, whose protein sequence is MPASVAPASSGYRSSSASLPPVTSPTASKGQPVWHQSLEDGWNASRKTGLPMVIFITSENCVYCQAMEQRTWCNDSIAGQLVGRFIPIHLKKGRNDKVLSRIQLKMYPTTLLATPEGKVVQHRDGFQPPENVLSFLNQRIGGRPPSR, encoded by the coding sequence ATGCCGGCGTCCGTTGCCCCGGCGTCCAGTGGCTATCGTTCCAGTTCGGCTTCACTTCCGCCGGTCACGTCGCCCACGGCTTCCAAGGGGCAACCGGTATGGCACCAAAGCTTGGAAGACGGCTGGAATGCGTCACGCAAAACGGGGCTGCCCATGGTGATCTTTATCACCAGCGAAAACTGTGTGTATTGCCAGGCCATGGAACAGCGGACTTGGTGCAACGACAGCATCGCGGGTCAACTGGTGGGCCGGTTCATTCCGATTCATCTAAAGAAGGGCCGCAACGACAAGGTGTTGTCACGGATCCAGCTTAAGATGTACCCGACCACCCTGCTGGCCACGCCCGAGGGCAAAGTCGTCCAGCACCGCGACGGCTTTCAGCCGCCGGAAAACGTTTTGTCATTTTTGAATCAACGGATCGGCGGACGCCCCCCCAGCCGTTGA
- a CDS encoding dihydrodipicolinate synthase family protein, translating into MNQRISGILTPNITPVDAKGRVDEDTLRAYVDWLIERGVDGIYPNGSTGEFVRFSPQERRHIAQIVIDQADGRVPVLAGAAEANTRETIEACEAYAAMGARAVAIVAPFYYRLSSEGVYAYFREIADAVSIDVTVYNIPLFASPIDVDTVIRLASECPRVIGIKDSSGDVPNMIRMIAAIRPMRDDFSFLTGWDTVLTPMLLVGADGGTNATSGVVPELTRAIHRACVAGDYDTAVQLQYQLVPLFDTMISLGEFPAGFRAGARSRGWDLGSGRVTLSATQQEAVRRSQDQIDAMIRRVTDDAPDHQTRQASLPSETIESIVESVIRQLQVTRDETR; encoded by the coding sequence ATGAACCAACGCATCTCCGGCATCCTGACCCCCAACATCACGCCGGTGGATGCGAAGGGCCGCGTCGACGAAGACACCTTGCGTGCCTATGTCGACTGGCTGATTGAACGCGGCGTCGACGGCATTTACCCCAACGGCAGCACGGGTGAATTCGTCCGCTTTTCACCACAAGAACGTCGACACATCGCACAGATCGTGATCGACCAGGCCGACGGACGTGTCCCCGTTTTGGCCGGCGCCGCCGAAGCCAACACGCGGGAAACGATCGAGGCGTGCGAAGCCTATGCCGCGATGGGGGCCCGCGCGGTCGCGATCGTCGCGCCGTTTTACTATCGGCTGTCCAGCGAAGGCGTGTATGCGTACTTTCGCGAAATCGCCGATGCCGTGTCGATCGACGTCACGGTGTACAACATCCCGCTTTTCGCTTCGCCGATCGACGTCGACACCGTCATCCGCCTGGCATCGGAATGTCCTCGCGTGATCGGCATCAAAGACAGCAGCGGCGATGTGCCAAACATGATCCGCATGATCGCCGCGATTCGGCCGATGCGTGATGACTTTTCTTTCTTGACCGGATGGGACACCGTGCTGACACCGATGTTGCTGGTCGGTGCCGATGGCGGAACCAACGCGACCAGCGGTGTGGTGCCCGAATTGACCCGAGCGATCCACCGCGCGTGTGTCGCCGGTGACTATGACACTGCGGTCCAGTTGCAGTACCAGTTGGTGCCCCTGTTCGACACGATGATCTCTCTCGGTGAATTCCCGGCCGGATTCCGCGCCGGGGCGCGCAGCCGAGGTTGGGATTTGGGCAGCGGGCGGGTCACTCTGTCGGCGACACAACAAGAGGCCGTGCGTCGCAGCCAAGACCAGATCGACGCCATGATCCGGCGTGTCACCGATGATGCACCGGACCACCAGACGCGGCAGGCATCGCTGCCCAGCGAGACGATCGAATCGATCGTCGAATCGGTCATCCGCCAGCTTCAAGTCACCCGCGACGAAACCCGGTAA